From Anoplopoma fimbria isolate UVic2021 breed Golden Eagle Sablefish chromosome 11, Afim_UVic_2022, whole genome shotgun sequence, one genomic window encodes:
- the rad23aa gene encoding RAD23 homolog A, nucleotide excision repair protein a, with protein sequence MQITLKTLQQQTIQIEIDPEQTVKALKEKIEAERGKDNFPVSGQKLIYAGKILQDDTPIKDYNIDEKNFVVVMVSKAKPAAAASTPASEAPKPPVQDSGSTSTAVPATTTASAPTPAAVPVPSEEAKEEPSAAATEPPPQQPASSSGGGQGLDASSALVTGAEYEAMLTEIMSMGYERERVVAALRASFNNPHRAVEYLLTGIPSSPVQESNPPAQAPASGPTEAPSLAEGENPLAFLRTQPQFLHMRQAIQQNPTLLPALLQQLGRENPQLLQQISQHQELFIQMLNEPVGEGGDAPEVGELGAAGEEGAPVNYIQVTPQEKEAIERLKALGFPEALVIQAYFACEKNENLAANFLLNQGLEDD encoded by the exons ATGCAGATCACGCTTAAAACGCTGCAGCAGCAGACTATTCAGATCGAGATAGACCCCGAGCAGACG GTGAAGGCCTTAAAAGAGAAGATAGAagcagaaagagggaaagacaaCTTCCCTGTGTCCGGGCAGAAGCTGATATATGCTGGAAAAATCCTGCAGGATGACACGCCCATTAAAGATTACAACATTGATGAGAAGAATTTTGTGGTGGTGATGGTTTCAAAG GCTAAACCCGCAGCTGCCGCCTCGACCCCGGCCTCGGAAGCCCCCAAGCCCCCTGTACAGGACTCTGGCTCCACGTCAACAGCTGTCCCGGCCACAACCACAGCTTCAGCCCCGACCCCGGCAGCTGTCCCCGTTCCCTCTGAGGAGGCCAAAGAAGAGCCAAGTGCCGCAGCCACAgaaccaccaccacaacaaccagCCAG CTCCAGCGGTGGGGGTCAGGGCTTGGATGCCTCCTCAGCACTGG TGACTGGAGCAGAGTACGAGGCCATGCTCACAGAGATCATGTCGATGGGCTATGAAAGGGAGAGAGTGGTGGCCGCGCTACGGGCCAGTTTCAACAACCCCCATAGAGCTGTGGAGTACCTTCTCACT GGTATCCCCAGCAGCCCAGTCCAGGAGAGTAATCCCCCAGCACAGGCCCCTGCGTCTGGACCCACAGAAGCCCCGTCTCTAGCAGAGG GAGAGAACCCACTTGCATTCCTGCGGACCCAGCCCCAGTTTCTGCACATGAGACAGGCCATCCAGCAGAACCCCACTCTGCTACCAGCTCTACTCCAGCAACTAGGCCGAGAGAATCCTCAACTTCTACAG caAATCAGTCAGCATCAGGAGCTGTTCATCCAGATGTTGAACGAGCCagtgggagagggaggagatgcGCCAGAAGTTGGAGAGTTGGGGGCAGCAGGGGAGGAGGGCGCACCTGTCAACTATATCCAGGTTACACCTCAGGAGAAGGAAGCCATCGAAAGG TTAAAAGCGTTGGGTTTCCCCGAGGCTCTGGTGATCCAGGCCTACTTTGCCTGCGAGAAGAACGAGAACCTGGCCGCCAACTTTCTCCTCAACCAGGGACTGGAAGACGACTGA